A single region of the Bicyclus anynana chromosome 16, ilBicAnyn1.1, whole genome shotgun sequence genome encodes:
- the LOC112052226 gene encoding uncharacterized monothiol glutaredoxin ycf64-like translates to MNTILIRNVSPIYKNAFKLTSRLFADAAINDKIDKIVKNNKVVVFMKGVPDAPRCGFSNAVVQIMRMHAVSYDSHDVLADENLRQGIKEYSNWPTIPQVFINGEFVGGCDIMLQMHQSGELVEELKKVGIKSALLTADEAKKESSK, encoded by the exons ATGAATACTATATTAATAAGGAACGTTTCACCGATTTATAAAAATGCATTCAAGTTAACTTCAAGGCTATTTGCGGATGCAGCAATCAAtgataaaattgataaaatagtaaaaaataacaaagtggTTGTGTTTATGAAAGGTGTTCCCGACGCTCCAAGATGTGGCTTCAGTAATGCGGTAGTTCAAATAATGAGAATGCATGCAGTATCATACGACAGCCACGACGTTCTCGCGGATGAGAACTTACGACAAG GTATTAAGGAATATTCCAATTGGCCGACTATCCCACAAGTCTTCATTAATGGTGAATTTGTTGGAGGCTGCGACATTATGCTACAAATGCATCAATCTGGTGAATTGGTAGAGGAGCTAAAGAAAGTTGGAATTAAAAGTGCATTATTAACTGCAGATGAGGCTAAGAAAGAGAGCAGTAAATAA
- the LOC112052225 gene encoding alpha-actinin, sarcomeric isoform X2, translating to MMMDNGVITNNYEYTDGYMEQEEEWEREGLLDPAWEKQQKKTFTAWCNSHLRKAGTGIENIDEDFRNGLKLMLLLEVISGETLPKPDRGKMRFHKIANVNKALDFIASKGVKLVSIGAEEIVDGNLKMTLGMIWTIILRFAIQDISVEEMTAKEGLLLWCQRKTAPYKNVNVQNFHLSFKDGLAFCALIHRHRPDLIDYSKLSKDNPLENLNTAFDVAEKYLDIPRMLDPDDLQNTAMPDERAVMTYVSSYYHCFSGAQKAETAANRICKVLKVNQENERLMEEYERLASDLLDWIRRTMPWLNSRQTDNSLAGCQKKLEDYRTYRRKHKPPRVEQKAKLETNFNTLQTKLRLSNRPAYMPTEGKMVSDIAQAWKGLEIAEKAFEEWLLSEMMRLERLEYLAQKFKHKADIHEDWTRGKEEMLQSQDFRQCKLYDIKALKKKHEAFESDLAAHQDRVEQIAAIAQELNTLEYHEVASVNTRCQRICSQWDRLGALTQRRRLALDDAERVLEQIDLLHLEFAKRAAPFNNWLDGTREDLVDMFIVHTIEEISGLMDAHARFKATLGEADKEYQAIVNLVHQVESIVKQHQIPGGLENPYTTLTAHELNRKWSDVRQLVPQRDGTLAAELRKQQNNETLRRQFAEKANAVGPWIERQMDAVTAIGMGLQGSLEDQLHRLKEYEAGVYAYKPHIEELERIHQAVQEGMIFENRYSQYTMETLRVGWEQLLTSINRTINEVENQILTRDSKGITQEQLTEFRASFNHFDKNRTGRLAPEELKSCLVSVGYSIGKDRQGELDFQRILAVVDPNNTGYVSFDSFLDFMTRESTDTDTAEQVIDSFRILAGDKPYITADELRRELPPDQAEYCVARMPPYRGPNAPPHALDYMAFSTALYGETDL from the exons ACGTTCACAGCATGGTGCAACAGCCACCTGCGCAAAGCCGGCACCGGCATCGAGAACATCGACGAGGACTTCCGGAACGGGCTTAAACTGATGCTGCTGCTTGAGGTGATCTCCGGAGAGACGCTGCCCAAGCCTGACCGCGGCAAAATGCGCTTCCACAAGATCGCCAACGTCAACAAGGCGCTCGACTTCATTGCGTCTAAAG GCGTCAAATTAGTGTCCATCGGTGCTGAAGAAATCGTCGATGGCAACCTTAAGATGACGCTGGGTATGATCTGGACCATCATTCTGAGATTCGCCATCCAAGATATCTCAGTGGAAGAAATGACCGCTAAG GAAGGTCTGCTCCTCTGGTGTCAACGCAAGACAGCGCCGTACAAGAACGTGAACGTCCAGAACTTCCACCTGTCCTTCAAGGACGGTCTGGCCTTCTGCGCCCTCATCCACAGACACAGGCCAGACCTGATCGACTACAGCAAACTGTCCAAAGACAACCCTCTAGAGAACTTGAACACCGCATTCGATGTCGCTGAGAAATACCTCGACATCCCTCGCATGTTGGACCCCGATG ATCTGCAGAACACGGCCATGCCGGACGAACGGGCGGTCATGACCTACGTCTCCTCCTACTACCATTGCTTCTCTGGCGCTCAAAAG GCTGAGACGGCCGCGAACCGTATTTGCAAGGTTCTCAAAGTCAACCAGGAGAATGAACGCCTCATGGAAGAGTACGAGCGTCTTGCCAGCGAT CTTCTGGACTGGATCCGGCGCACGATGCCGTGGCTGAACAGCCGCCAAACCGACAACTCGCTTGCCGGTTGCCAGAAGAAGCTGGAAGACTACCGTACTTACAG GCGTAAGCACAAGCCGCCCCGCGTAGAGCAGAAGGCCAAGCTCGAGACCAACTTCAACACCTTGCAAACCAAACTGCGCCTCAGCAACCGCCCTGCCTACATGCCCACCGAAGGCAAGATGGTATCT gacATCGCTCAAGCTTGGAAGGGCCTAGAAATCGCTGAGAAGGCGTTCGAAGAATGGCTTCTGAGCGAAATGATGCGCCTTGAGCGTCTCGAATACCTCGCGCAGAAGTTCAAGCATAAGGCAGACATCCACGAAGACTGGACCAGAG GAAAGGAAGAAATGCTTCAATCGCAAGACTTCCGCCAATGCAAGCTGTACGACATCAAGGCTCTGAAGAAGAAGCACGAGGCTTTCGAGTCAGACCTCGCCGCGCACCAAGACCGCGTCGAACAAATCGCGGCCATCGCACAGGAACTTAA CACCCTGGAATACCACGAGGTGGCGTCAGTGAACACGCGCTGCCAGCGTATCTGCTCGCAGTGGGACCGGCTCGGCGCGCTCACGCAGCGGCGCCGCCTCGCGCTCGACGACGCCGAGCGCGTGCTCGAACAGATCGACCTGCTGCACCTCGAGTTCGCTAAACGCGCCGCGCCCTTCAACAACTG GTTGGACGGCACTCGGGAGGATCTGGTCGACATGTTCATCGTGCACACCATCGAGGAGATCTCCGGTCTCATGGACGCGCACGCGCGCTTCAAGGCCACGCTGGGCGAGGCCGACAAGGAGTACCAGGCCATCGTCAACCTGGTACACCAAGTGGAGTCCATCGTCAAACAGCACCAGATCCCTGGCGGCCTGGAGAACCCCTACACCACTCTGACTGCACAC GAGCTGAACCGCAAATGGTCGGACGTGCGCCAGCTGGTGCCGCAGCGCGACGGCACGCTGGCCGCCGAGCTGCGCAAGCAGCAGAACAACGAGACGCTGCGGCGCCAGTTCGCGGAGAAGGCCAACGCCGTCGGGCCCTGGATCGAGCGCCAGATGGACGCCGTCACCGCCATCGGCATGGGCTTGCAG GGCTCACTAGAGGACCAACTGCACAGGCTGAAGGAGTACGAGGCGGGCGTGTACGCGTACAAGCCTCACATCGAGGAGCTCGAGCGCATCCACCAAGCCGTACAGGAAGGCATGATCTTCGAAAACAG ATATTCCCAATACACAATGGAGACCTTGCGCGTGGGCTGGGAGCAGCTGCTGACATCCATCAACCGCACCATCAACGAGGTGGAGAACCAGATCCTCACGCGCGACTCCAAGGGCATCACGCAGGAACAGCTCACGGAGTTCCGCGCCTCCTTCAACCACTTCGACAAGAATCGTACAG GTCGGCTGGCACCTGAAGAGCTGAAGTCGTGCCTGGTGTCGGTAGGCTACAGCATCGGCAAGGACCGACAAGGCGAACTCGACTTCCAACGCATCCTCGCCGTCGTAGACCCCAACAACACTG GCTACGTTTCATTCGACTCGTTCCTAGACTTCATGACGAGGGAGTCCACAGACACAGACACCGCTGAGCAGGTCATCGACAGCTTTAGGATTTTGGCTGGTGACAAG CCGTACATAACAGCGGATGAGCTGAGGCGGGAGCTGCCGCCCGACCAGGCGGAGTACTGCGTGGCGCGCATGCCGCCCTACCGCGGGCCCAACGCGCCGCCGCACGCCCTCGACTACATGGCCTTCTCCACTGCGCTCTACGGCGAGACCGACCTCTAG
- the LOC112052225 gene encoding alpha-actinin, sarcomeric isoform X1: MMMDNGVITNNYEYTDGYMEQEEEWEREGLLDPAWEKQQKKTFTAWCNSHLRKAGTGIENIDEDFRNGLKLMLLLEVISGETLPKPDRGKMRFHKIANVNKALDFIASKGVKLVSIGAEEIVDGNLKMTLGMIWTIILRFAIQDISVEEMTAKEGLLLWCQRKTAPYKNVNVQNFHLSFKDGLAFCALIHRHRPDLIDYSKLSKDNPLENLNTAFDVAEKYLDIPRMLDPDDLINTPKPDERAIMTYVSCYYHAFQGAQQAETAANRICKVLKVNQENERLMEEYERLASDLLDWIRRTMPWLNSRQTDNSLAGCQKKLEDYRTYRRKHKPPRVEQKAKLETNFNTLQTKLRLSNRPAYMPTEGKMVSDIAQAWKGLEIAEKAFEEWLLSEMMRLERLEYLAQKFKHKADIHEDWTRGKEEMLQSQDFRQCKLYDIKALKKKHEAFESDLAAHQDRVEQIAAIAQELNTLEYHEVASVNTRCQRICSQWDRLGALTQRRRLALDDAERVLEQIDLLHLEFAKRAAPFNNWLDGTREDLVDMFIVHTIEEISGLMDAHARFKATLGEADKEYQAIVNLVHQVESIVKQHQIPGGLENPYTTLTAHELNRKWSDVRQLVPQRDGTLAAELRKQQNNETLRRQFAEKANAVGPWIERQMDAVTAIGMGLQGSLEDQLHRLKEYEAGVYAYKPHIEELERIHQAVQEGMIFENRYSQYTMETLRVGWEQLLTSINRTINEVENQILTRDSKGITQEQLTEFRASFNHFDKNRTGRLAPEELKSCLVSVGYSIGKDRQGELDFQRILAVVDPNNTGYVSFDSFLDFMTRESTDTDTAEQVIDSFRILAGDKPYITADELRRELPPDQAEYCVARMPPYRGPNAPPHALDYMAFSTALYGETDL; encoded by the exons ACGTTCACAGCATGGTGCAACAGCCACCTGCGCAAAGCCGGCACCGGCATCGAGAACATCGACGAGGACTTCCGGAACGGGCTTAAACTGATGCTGCTGCTTGAGGTGATCTCCGGAGAGACGCTGCCCAAGCCTGACCGCGGCAAAATGCGCTTCCACAAGATCGCCAACGTCAACAAGGCGCTCGACTTCATTGCGTCTAAAG GCGTCAAATTAGTGTCCATCGGTGCTGAAGAAATCGTCGATGGCAACCTTAAGATGACGCTGGGTATGATCTGGACCATCATTCTGAGATTCGCCATCCAAGATATCTCAGTGGAAGAAATGACCGCTAAG GAAGGTCTGCTCCTCTGGTGTCAACGCAAGACAGCGCCGTACAAGAACGTGAACGTCCAGAACTTCCACCTGTCCTTCAAGGACGGTCTGGCCTTCTGCGCCCTCATCCACAGACACAGGCCAGACCTGATCGACTACAGCAAACTGTCCAAAGACAACCCTCTAGAGAACTTGAACACCGCATTCGATGTCGCTGAGAAATACCTCGACATCCCTCGCATGTTGGACCCCGATG ACCTTATAAACACACCAAAGCCGGACGAACGCGCCATTATGACCTATGTGTCATGTTACTACCACGCGTTTCAAGGCGCGCAACAG GCTGAGACGGCCGCGAACCGTATTTGCAAGGTTCTCAAAGTCAACCAGGAGAATGAACGCCTCATGGAAGAGTACGAGCGTCTTGCCAGCGAT CTTCTGGACTGGATCCGGCGCACGATGCCGTGGCTGAACAGCCGCCAAACCGACAACTCGCTTGCCGGTTGCCAGAAGAAGCTGGAAGACTACCGTACTTACAG GCGTAAGCACAAGCCGCCCCGCGTAGAGCAGAAGGCCAAGCTCGAGACCAACTTCAACACCTTGCAAACCAAACTGCGCCTCAGCAACCGCCCTGCCTACATGCCCACCGAAGGCAAGATGGTATCT gacATCGCTCAAGCTTGGAAGGGCCTAGAAATCGCTGAGAAGGCGTTCGAAGAATGGCTTCTGAGCGAAATGATGCGCCTTGAGCGTCTCGAATACCTCGCGCAGAAGTTCAAGCATAAGGCAGACATCCACGAAGACTGGACCAGAG GAAAGGAAGAAATGCTTCAATCGCAAGACTTCCGCCAATGCAAGCTGTACGACATCAAGGCTCTGAAGAAGAAGCACGAGGCTTTCGAGTCAGACCTCGCCGCGCACCAAGACCGCGTCGAACAAATCGCGGCCATCGCACAGGAACTTAA CACCCTGGAATACCACGAGGTGGCGTCAGTGAACACGCGCTGCCAGCGTATCTGCTCGCAGTGGGACCGGCTCGGCGCGCTCACGCAGCGGCGCCGCCTCGCGCTCGACGACGCCGAGCGCGTGCTCGAACAGATCGACCTGCTGCACCTCGAGTTCGCTAAACGCGCCGCGCCCTTCAACAACTG GTTGGACGGCACTCGGGAGGATCTGGTCGACATGTTCATCGTGCACACCATCGAGGAGATCTCCGGTCTCATGGACGCGCACGCGCGCTTCAAGGCCACGCTGGGCGAGGCCGACAAGGAGTACCAGGCCATCGTCAACCTGGTACACCAAGTGGAGTCCATCGTCAAACAGCACCAGATCCCTGGCGGCCTGGAGAACCCCTACACCACTCTGACTGCACAC GAGCTGAACCGCAAATGGTCGGACGTGCGCCAGCTGGTGCCGCAGCGCGACGGCACGCTGGCCGCCGAGCTGCGCAAGCAGCAGAACAACGAGACGCTGCGGCGCCAGTTCGCGGAGAAGGCCAACGCCGTCGGGCCCTGGATCGAGCGCCAGATGGACGCCGTCACCGCCATCGGCATGGGCTTGCAG GGCTCACTAGAGGACCAACTGCACAGGCTGAAGGAGTACGAGGCGGGCGTGTACGCGTACAAGCCTCACATCGAGGAGCTCGAGCGCATCCACCAAGCCGTACAGGAAGGCATGATCTTCGAAAACAG ATATTCCCAATACACAATGGAGACCTTGCGCGTGGGCTGGGAGCAGCTGCTGACATCCATCAACCGCACCATCAACGAGGTGGAGAACCAGATCCTCACGCGCGACTCCAAGGGCATCACGCAGGAACAGCTCACGGAGTTCCGCGCCTCCTTCAACCACTTCGACAAGAATCGTACAG GTCGGCTGGCACCTGAAGAGCTGAAGTCGTGCCTGGTGTCGGTAGGCTACAGCATCGGCAAGGACCGACAAGGCGAACTCGACTTCCAACGCATCCTCGCCGTCGTAGACCCCAACAACACTG GCTACGTTTCATTCGACTCGTTCCTAGACTTCATGACGAGGGAGTCCACAGACACAGACACCGCTGAGCAGGTCATCGACAGCTTTAGGATTTTGGCTGGTGACAAG CCGTACATAACAGCGGATGAGCTGAGGCGGGAGCTGCCGCCCGACCAGGCGGAGTACTGCGTGGCGCGCATGCCGCCCTACCGCGGGCCCAACGCGCCGCCGCACGCCCTCGACTACATGGCCTTCTCCACTGCGCTCTACGGCGAGACCGACCTCTAG
- the LOC112052224 gene encoding serine/threonine-protein phosphatase 4 regulatory subunit 2, translating to MENTEEVFHFLEEFSKRKPKTIPQELNDYLAYVARTGDPVYQWSIVKSLFKEKLLNVITDFYETNPGIEIPPYPNVDPFNYDIMKNSLIEKLDSFNSAPFTVQRICELLTFPRKQYNRIDKFMRAIEKNILVVSTREPGHQRHAEPENGEPMEPIVNGSDNNSEYNVDVEMEDMSWKDSSDSRLSSEPQPSSSDAHISVDDLEARLHSKVNSMDTQSKVTLQYESVTPPELNDSPDDSLHRTKEISLTAVASTSSEDAKNNNSTPTIEEPEIKAVDIEMKCDEPPQAIVIPEIKVDDAEMTELKLAEQSKTDTLEEDIKNQNVETAPVPVETQVSTDESSSDSTSKEDGEPKHILEVSSSEESSSSSDNTDGNSNSPKVEHVEVPEEPVTEIKAVEIPEPPKTPEAQTQEESPPEVEEPKKSPVKMQSDEYSITDVHSELPQIPLEPKTEEVHIEQTETKENKDEDIKEETKIEDPAPTAESVEP from the coding sequence ATGGAAAATACCGAAGAAGTTTTTCATTTCCTCGAGGAGTTTTCGAAACGTAAGCCAAAAACTATACCACAAGAACTCAACGATTATTTGGCGTATGTGGCGCGTACCGGTGACCCCGTATACCAGTGGTCCAttgtgaagagtttgtttaaagAAAAGCTCCTAAACGTTATAACAGACTTCTACGAAACTAATCCAGGTATTGAAATTCCCCCATACCCCAACGTGGACCCGTTTAACTATGACATAATGAAGAATAGCTTAATTGAGAAACTAGATTCCTTCAATTCAGCTCCGTTCACAGTGCAACGAATCTGTGAACTGCTAACTTTCCCGCGGAAACAGTACAATCGCATAGACAAGTTTATGAGGGCTATAGAGAAGAATATTTTAGTAGTGAGTACTCGAGAACCAGGACACCAGCGTCATGCTGAACCAGAAAATGGTGAACCAATGGAACCTATCGTGAATGGGTCTGACAATAATTCTGAGTACAATGTTGATGTAGAAATGGAAGATATGTCCTGGAAAGACAGTTCAGACTCACGGTTAAGTTCTGAACCTCAGCCAAGTTCATCTGATGCACACATTTCTGTAGATGACTTAGAAGCACGACTCCATTCCAAAGTAAACTCTATGGACACTCAAAGCAAGGTGACTCTGCAGTATGAGTCGGTCACACCACCTGAATTGAATGACAGTCCTGATGACTCTCTGCACAGAACCAAAGAGATCTCTCTAACAGCAGTGGCATCAACAAGCTCGGAAGATGCAAAGAATAATAACAGCACACCAACAATTGAAGAACCTGAGATAAAAGCTGTTGATATTGAAATGAAGTGTGATGAACCACCACAAGCAATTGTCATCCCAGAAATTAAGGTAGACGATGCTGAGATGACGGAGCTTAAGCTTGCAGAGCAGTCCAAAACAGACACTTTAGAAGAAGATATAAAGAACCAAAATGTTGAAACTGCACCTGTTCCAGTTGAAACTCAAGTCTCAACAGATGAGAGCAGCTCAGATTCAACTAGCAAAGAAGACGGTGAACCCAAACACATATTAGAAGTCTCATCAAGTGAGGAGAGCTCCTCGTCCAGTGATAATACAGATGGCAACAGTAACTCACCTAAAGTTGAGCATGTAGAAGTACCAGAGGAGCCAGTAACTGAAATCAAAGCAGTAGAGATTCCAGAACCTCCTAAAACTCCTGAAGCTCAAACACAAGAAGAATCTCCACCTGAAGTTGAAGAACCTAAAAAATCTCCTGTTAAAATGCAGTCAGATGAATACTCAATCACTGATGTTCATTCAGAACTACCGCAGATACCTTTAGAACCTAAAACAGAAGAAGTTCATATTGAACAAACAGAAACGAAAGAAAACAAAGATGAAGATATCaaagaagaaacaaaaattGAGGACCCTGCACCGACTGCAGAAAGTGTGGAACCTTAG